From a region of the Lepus europaeus isolate LE1 chromosome 17, mLepTim1.pri, whole genome shotgun sequence genome:
- the LOC133775764 gene encoding serine/arginine repetitive matrix protein 1-like: MAPGPGTARSQGPPDPERRKPARQAQPHGGRRTPPPPPRRRRAEVGGDPGSPPGPGLPLTSAALLHAQPRAAPSAPQARRPAPARPGRAPPPPRRRPRPGPVPSRPEWAARRGGGVRGASPPRGADTRRHPTSRVSAGAHAGAARRRAGPLPPSLGDCVSDGSVGCGFGGRVTPYRSRGPGASGSWSLFEHKGPRRGAAAPPPRCSDRSPPQTLSSFRVRSGNRGLHLQAAGKQQPPDASHPARPRRRLWDSPSPQPHAIPGLDCGAPCRLGVRAGRWRCPWTARLRLGSCPSAPTSSSRERRLPRPLRLRAPGSGFRTPDAGRRREPALPDPPSTA, from the exons ATGGCGCCAGGCCCCGGAACCGCAAGGAGCCAAGGCCCCCCAGACCCAGAGCGCCGCAAGCCGGCCCGCCAGGCCCAGCCA CACGGCGGCCGCCGAacgccgcctcccccgccccgacGCCGCCGCGCAGAAGTTGGGGGCGACCCCGGGTCTCCTCCCGGCCCCGGCCTCCCCCTCACCTCCGCCGCGCTGCTCCATGCTCAGCCCCGGGCCGCCCCAAGCGCTCCACAGGCGCGCCGCCCGGCTCCGGCCCGACCCGGCCGGGCCCCGCCTCCGCCTCGGCGGCGCCCCCGGCCCGGGCCAGTCCCCTCCCGGCCCGAGTgggcggcgcggcgcgggggAGGGGTCCGAGGGGCGTCCCCGCCCCGGGGCGCGGACACGCGCAGGCACCCCACGTCACGCGTGTCTGCTGGGGCGCACGCAGGGGCTGCGCGGCGGCGAGCGGGACCCCTCCCGCCGAGTCTCGGTGACTGCGTGTCGGACGGCTCGGTCGGCTGTGGATTCGGCGGGCGGGTCACCCCCTACCGGAGCCGGGGCCCCGGGGCCAGCGGCAGCTGGTCATTGTTCGAGCACAAAGGGCCAAGGCGCGGCGCGGCGGCCCCTCCCCCTCGCTGCTCTGATCGAAGCCCGCCCCAGACACTCTCCAGCTTCAGAGTCCGGAGCGGGAACAGAGG CCTTCACCTGCAGGCGGCCGGGAAGCAGCAGCCTCCGGATGCGTCCCACCCGGCCCGCCCCCGTCGGCGGTTATGGGACAGCCCCTCTCCCCAACCCCACGCCATCCCCGGCCTAGACTGTGGGGCGCCCTGCCGGCTGGGGGTCCGCGCGGGCCGGTGGCGCTGCCCCTGGACTGCAAGG CTCcggctgggttcctgccccagCGCGCCCACCTCCTCGTCGCGAGAACGCCGGCTTCCCCGCCCGCTccggctccgggctccgggctccgggtTCCGGACGCCGGACGCCGGACGCCGCCGGGAGCCCGCCTTGCCGGACCCG CCGTCCACGGCGTGA